A genome region from Primulina eburnea isolate SZY01 chromosome 9, ASM2296580v1, whole genome shotgun sequence includes the following:
- the LOC140840980 gene encoding nascent polypeptide-associated complex subunit alpha-like protein 2 gives MPGPVEEIESQKKTQDEPLVEDVKEDDDNEDEADDSDDEGDDKEDGTQGSKQSRSEKKSRKAMLKLGMKPVTGVSRVTIKRTKNVLFFISKPDVFKSPNSETYVIFGEAKIEDLSSQLQSQAAQQFRMPDMGSVMAKSGIGAATAGHVHADDEEEEVDETGVEARDIDLVMTQAGVSKAKAVKALKTHDGDIVSAIMELTT, from the exons ATGCCGGGTCCCGTCGAAGAAATTGAATCCCAGAAAAAGACGCAG gaTGAGCCGCTGGTGGAGGATGTGAAGGAAGATGATGACAACGAAGATGAAGCTGACGATTCTGATGATGAAGGTGATGACAAGGAAGATGGAACCCAAG GTTCTAAGCAGAGCAGAAGCGAGAAGAAGAGTCGTAAGGCAATGCTGAAACTAGGGATGAAACCTGTTACTGGAGTAAGCAGGGTCACAATCAAGAGAACCAAAAAC GTGTTATTTTTCATCTCAAAACCGGATGTATTCAAAAGCCCGAATTCTGAGACCTATGTCATTTTTGGGGAGGCTAAAATCGAGGATTTGAGCTCTCAGTTACAGTCACAGGCTGCCCAACAATTCAGGATGCCAGATATGGGCTCTGTGATGGCCAAGTCTGGAATAGGTGCTGCTACGGCTGGCCATGTGCATGCGGATGATGAAGAGGAGGAGGTTGATGAGACGGGAGTCGAGGCTCGGGATATTGATTTGGTGATGACACAAGCAGGTGTTTCCAAGGCCAAGGCTGTGAAGGCTTTAAAGACTCACGATGGAGACATTGTGAGCGCCATCATGGAGTTGACAACCTGA
- the LOC140840981 gene encoding caffeic acid 3-O-methyltransferase-like, which translates to MFVSAYAHTNQHSTASLFSSPLGKMSLKMEEEASFLFAMQLASASVLPNVLKVALELDLLELMKSKGPDAFISPSELVAEIPTNNPEAHNMVDRILRLLAGYSILNCKVKTLPDGGIERLYSLAPVCKFYTKNDDGVSLAPLLIMNQDRVHLETWCHLKDAILEGGVPFEKAYKMNPFEYQGTDPRFNKVFNSAMSNSATIFMKKILDTYEGFKGLGTLVDVGGGIGVSLRMILSKHPTIKAINFDLPHVVRDAPSYAGVEHMGGDMFVRVPKGDAIFMKWILHDWSDTHCLKILKRCHEALPNKGKIIVVERILSETPGEGQINNFQVDVVMLAYNPGGKERTEKEFHALAKQAGFKESRTVCCALPLSVMEFYK; encoded by the exons ATGTTTGTCTCTGCATATGCACACACCAACCAACACAGTACTGCTTCCTTGTTTTCAAGCCCTTTAGGAAAAATGAGTCTTAAAATGGAAGAGGAGGCTTCTTTCTTATTCGCCATGCAACTGGCCTCTGCTTCTGTGCTACCTAATGTCCTCAAAGTGGCGCTGGAGCTCGACCTCCTTGAACTCATGAAGAGTAAGGGACCCGACGCCTTTATTTCGCCCTCAGAACTCGTCGCGGAAATCCCCACTAACAATCCAGAGGCGCATAACATGGTGGACAGAATCCTCCGTCTGCTCGCAGGTTATTCTATTTTAAATTGCAAAGTGAAAACCCTGCCCGATGGCGGCATTGAGCGGCTATATTCCTTGGCTCCAGTCTGCAAGTTTTACACCAAGAATGATGATGGAGTTTCTCTAGCCCCTTTGTTGATCATGAATCAGGACAGGGTTCACTTGGAGACTTG GTGCCACTTGAAAGATGCAATTCTCGAGGGTGGAGTTCCTTTTGAAAAAGCATATAAAATGAATCCATTTGAGTATCAGGGCACAGATCCTAGATTTAACAAGGTTTTTAATAGTGCAATGTCCAATTCTGCCacaatttttatgaaaaaaattttagacacGTATGAGGGATTCAAGGGTCTGGGAACTTTGGTCGATGTTGGAGGTGGAATCGGTGTTTCCCTGCGCATGATCCTATCCAAGCATCCAACTATAAAGGCTATTAATTTTGATTTGCCCCATGTTGTTCGAGACGCACCATCTTATGCAG GCGTGGAGCACATGGGCGGAGACATGTTCGTTCGTGTTCCCAAAGGAGATGCCATTTTCATGAAG TGGATTCTTCATGACTGGAGCGATACACATTGCTTAAAAATATTGAAGAGATGCCATGAAGCACTtccaaataaaggaaaaataattgTTGTGGAGCGTATCCTTTCAGAGACCCCAGGTGAAGGGCAAATAAACAATTTCCAAGTTGATGTGGTTATGCTAGCATATAATCCCGGTGGGAAGGAGAGGACAGAAAAGGAATTTCATGCATTGGCAAAGCAAGCAGGGTTCAAAGAATCACGAACAGTTTGTTGTGCTCTCCCACTCTCCGTCATGgagttttataaataa